In the genome of Astatotilapia calliptera chromosome 18, fAstCal1.2, whole genome shotgun sequence, the window TTTGGGTTCAAGAAAATGatgaagtttttaaaataactttgtAATGTTCTAATAAACAGTCTTAACTCGAACTAAATCAGCTCAAATCTCACAGATGTCAGTGTTATTCACAAAGCATGGAAACATAGTTGTTAGTTTTGAATGCAGCCACAGCAGGCAAACTATGGCTGCATGCTCCAAAGAACAGGAGCACAGTAACTGAACACACTCTTAGCACACTTACATCTGATTTTGGGAACAGTTAACAGATCTGAACCTGATGACCTGAGAGGTTTAACTGGGTCAAAGGTCGAGAGCCAATTGAGAACTGTCCAGTTAAACCAACTAAATGATGAAACCTTTGATTTAAAATGTCatgatcaacagtatcaaaggcaGCAATGAGATCAAATAGAACTAAGACTGAAACTCTGAGTCCCTAATAATCTTCAGATCACTGATGACTTTAGTTGGGTTGATTCTGTGCAATGACTGGCTGTGAAACCTGACTGGTACTTATCTGCTATGGCACTGTGAGATTTTCAGTTTAATCTACAACAATGACAAACATTTACTTGCAGCGTGAAGCTGGCAGCAGCTACCTGAATGATTTGTACTCTGAACTTTCCTAATAAGAGTATCAGAGCTCGAGAGTAACTTACACTTTCATTGTTCACGTTTGTACAGTTTAAATTTCACTCACATATGAGGACATGCTCAGAGTGGACTATATTTGCTCAGATGTGTTTTCCTGTCATCACATTATTAACCTTTTTCCTCAGTGACCCTTTGTTCCTCAAGATCTCCCCCTAACATGaagtgtgaggaagaggagggcctGTATGACCAGCAGGTCTCCAACCAGGAGAGGAACTCCAGTCTGGACCAGGAGGGCCCAGATCCTCCACAGatcaaagaggaagaggaggaactcTGCATCAGCGATGACGTAGAAAAGATTGTACTCAAACAGGAGGATGAAGGCCTCATCTGGACTGAAGAAGAGCAGCTCAGACAGCTGGATAACATCTGGAAACCTGAAATGAACTTACACAGCAGGGGTATGTAAAACCGTAATGGTCTTACCTAAAAATTAATATGACTTTAATTCATTCAATAAAGATATTTTGGAAACACATCAGAGTTCTTCAAGGCCAGTGTTTAAATAAACTCAGCTGATTGTTAGTCGAGGTTTTCTGAGAGCTTCGCTGCTTTTTATCCCCATATTTTAATCCTACTTTTAAATTTCCCCTTCTGTCTGATGTTTGTCTTATCATTTACATAAACATCTTTCCAACAGTAATTGGTGGACAAACTGTGATTGGTGCATAGAAATTTACTAACGTGTTAGAAGTGAGTGCATGAAATCTTATTTTAACAGTTTCCAGGTCTGGGTAAATGATATGATGATATTTCTGATGATATTTTGATTAAACTCTGTTGTAGAGTTGGAAATGGACAGCTGTAGACACCACTGCCGAGTAGTCATTCTTGTTATACTTCTATATTTATCTAAGACAAGTAATTTTGTCCATTTGTCACCTCAGCTTTCCCACAACAGCATGAATGTGAGGAGGAACTGGTTTTTGGGGACCAGGAGAGAAACTTCAGCCTCGACCAGGAGGAtccggagcttccacagataaaagaggaagaggaggaacctTGCACCAGTCAGGACGTAGATCAGCTTGTAGTGAAGCAGGAGACTGAAGGCATTATTATCTTCATGGTGGCTCCTACTTATGAGGAAAGTGAGCCAGAGCTGGACAGTGAACATCTCCTTTCTTCCAGCTCTCCTGAACCAGAGAGCAGAGATCAGCAAGACAACTTTCCTGTGTCAGAGAGTCAGCGTAAAACTGACACAAGTAAAAAGTTTGTGAAATGTGAGATTTGTGGAAAAACCTTTGAGTACAGATCCAAACTAACGAGACATATGAGggttcacacaggtgagaagccacaTTCTTGCAGCACCTGCGGAAAAAGATTCAGCCTGATGATAAACTTGAAAACTCACATGAGAATCCACACAGGTGAAAAGCTTCATTCAGAGGATACAGTTACAAAGACACATGAGGATTCACACTAGTTAAAAGTGGGAGAACTGTCAGATGAAGCAGTCCACTGAGAAGCCAGATCAGAGCAGATCAGATGACCTCCTTCCTTAAAAAACTCTGTATTGTTTATTGTATGTAGGGGTGGGAGATATAGCctcaaaataatatttcaagaaacttacatttaaaaaaaataatgtacattttatCAGCTCGGCAGGCAGCAGCATTTATATGTGTAAGTAAATGATGGATTTTCCATCTTTCTCTTCCAGTGAGCTGCTGTCACTGATGACAGCTTAGCTAAttcaaagtgtgaaaatgtggccacctcaaggtgcttgatattgtaaggtaaagacccaacaataatacaatga includes:
- the LOC113010321 gene encoding zinc finger protein 430-like yields the protein MKCEEEEGLYDQQVSNQERNSSLDQEGPDPPQIKEEEEELCISDDVEKIVLKQEDEGLIWTEEEQLRQLDNIWKPEMNLHSRAFPQQHECEEELVFGDQERNFSLDQEDPELPQIKEEEEEPCTSQDVDQLVVKQETEGIIIFMVAPTYEESEPELDSEHLLSSSSPEPESRDQQDNFPVSESQRKTDTSKKFVKCEICGKTFEYRSKLTRHMRVHTGEKPHSCSTCGKRFSLMINLKTHMRIHTGEKLHSEDTVTKTHEDSH